In a genomic window of Sutcliffiella sp. FSL R7-0096:
- a CDS encoding S41 family peptidase, whose product MNRKIVTVLMVVSVLVGAAGMYAGLQWFGHGQAAAVPSVQNPLTDNTEQAAPQEKAKNTKEQMEKIQQAYEIIFSRYVEETDSEKLIEGAIQGMVNTLEDPYSVYMDKDTAEQFTQSLESSFEGIGAEVGMQNGKVTIVSPFRGSPAEKAGLQPNDQILKVDEEDIEGLDLYQAVLKIRGEKGTVVTLEIQRPGVQEPFNVDVTRDTIPIETVYSETIEQDGKKVGYIQITSFSQDTGKDFQEQLAALEKENIEGLVVDVRGNPGGLLDQVQIIAAELVTKEKPYVQIEQRNGEKQRFFSSMTEKKPYDIVTLIDKGSASASEILAGALKEAGNYDVIGDASFGKGTVQQALELGDGSNLKLTLYKWLTPDGNWIHNDGVEPTIPVKQPDYFYANPINMEKDEELALDTNSEKVKNVQVMLKGLGFDPGRDDGYFSKETEDAVKSFQAENDLSTSGKVDSQTAEQLQAQLLDAVRAKENDVQLKEAIKILLK is encoded by the coding sequence ATGAATCGCAAAATCGTTACAGTATTGATGGTTGTATCAGTTCTAGTTGGAGCAGCAGGAATGTATGCAGGACTACAATGGTTCGGACATGGTCAGGCTGCGGCAGTACCGTCCGTGCAAAACCCTCTGACGGATAACACGGAGCAGGCGGCACCACAGGAAAAGGCGAAAAATACAAAAGAGCAAATGGAAAAGATTCAACAGGCATATGAAATCATTTTCTCCCGTTATGTGGAAGAAACAGATTCTGAAAAGCTGATTGAAGGTGCCATTCAAGGGATGGTCAATACTTTGGAGGATCCTTACTCCGTGTATATGGATAAAGATACAGCAGAACAATTTACCCAGTCACTCGAATCCTCTTTTGAGGGCATTGGGGCTGAAGTTGGCATGCAAAATGGAAAAGTGACGATCGTTTCACCATTCCGTGGTTCTCCGGCTGAAAAGGCAGGTTTGCAACCGAATGATCAGATCCTTAAGGTGGATGAAGAAGACATAGAAGGCCTGGATTTGTATCAGGCTGTCCTTAAAATCCGTGGTGAAAAAGGAACGGTCGTTACGCTAGAAATTCAGCGCCCGGGTGTACAGGAACCGTTTAATGTTGATGTGACCCGTGATACGATCCCGATTGAAACAGTCTACTCCGAAACGATTGAACAAGATGGTAAAAAAGTGGGCTATATTCAAATCACCTCCTTTTCTCAAGATACAGGCAAGGACTTCCAGGAACAATTGGCAGCTCTTGAGAAAGAAAATATAGAAGGCCTGGTAGTTGATGTTCGTGGAAATCCTGGTGGACTTTTAGATCAGGTACAGATCATTGCGGCTGAGCTTGTCACAAAAGAAAAGCCGTATGTTCAGATCGAACAGCGAAATGGTGAAAAGCAACGCTTCTTCTCCTCCATGACAGAAAAGAAGCCATATGATATTGTGACACTGATTGATAAGGGAAGTGCCTCTGCATCGGAAATCCTTGCAGGAGCCTTAAAAGAGGCAGGGAATTATGATGTGATTGGTGATGCTTCCTTCGGTAAAGGTACTGTTCAGCAAGCCTTGGAGCTTGGTGATGGCAGTAACTTGAAGCTGACTCTTTATAAGTGGTTGACACCTGATGGTAACTGGATTCACAATGACGGTGTGGAGCCGACCATACCTGTCAAACAGCCTGATTACTTCTATGCTAACCCAATCAACATGGAAAAGGATGAAGAGCTGGCCCTTGACACAAACAGCGAAAAAGTGAAAAACGTACAAGTGATGCTAAAAGGCCTTGGTTTTGATCCGGGACGTGACGATGGTTATTTCAGCAAGGAAACAGAGGATGCCGTAAAGTCCTTCCAAGCGGAAAATGATCTATCCACATCCGGTAAAGTCGATAGCCAGACAGCAGAACAGCTGCAAGCACAATTACTTGATGCGGTACGCGCAAAAGAAAATGATGTTCAGCTAAAAGAAGCAATTAAAATATTGCTGAAATAA
- a CDS encoding GNAT family protein, which produces MAKITTLETERLSIRELESDDLQAIYNIRSNKDIFKYVIWGPITFENTKKMLDRQIDFQKEQKRRVYVFAVTSSSNIVGECFLVITDHNETAEIGYYFDPEYWGNGYAVETVNALLEFGFMGLGLHRIFAKCDFENIGSINVLTKAGFRLEGELKKESKIKGEWRDSLLFAILEEELM; this is translated from the coding sequence TTGGCTAAAATCACAACTTTGGAAACTGAAAGGTTATCAATTAGAGAATTGGAATCTGACGATCTACAAGCAATATATAACATTCGGTCTAACAAGGATATTTTTAAGTACGTAATTTGGGGACCTATTACCTTTGAAAACACTAAGAAAATGTTAGATAGACAAATTGATTTTCAAAAAGAACAAAAAAGAAGAGTATATGTTTTTGCAGTGACATCCTCTAGTAATATAGTAGGTGAATGCTTTTTAGTTATTACAGATCATAATGAAACTGCTGAAATTGGTTACTATTTTGATCCAGAATATTGGGGAAACGGATATGCAGTGGAAACTGTTAATGCTTTATTAGAATTTGGCTTTATGGGTTTGGGTCTACATAGAATATTTGCTAAATGTGACTTTGAGAATATTGGTTCAATAAATGTTTTAACTAAAGCTGGTTTTAGGTTAGAAGGAGAGCTTAAAAAAGAATCCAAAATCAAAGGCGAGTGGAGAGATAGCCTGTTGTTTGCAATACTTGAAGAAGAACTAATGTGA
- the istB gene encoding IS21-like element IS643 family helper ATPase IstB, with protein MNKTVHELQDQFRQLRLAETAEELPLLLREAEKASWTYLEFLESITRHELAKREAKSLEKRMKWARFPFVKSLDEFELKGQNVLTARQLSQLRELSWLEQQYNLILLGPPGIGKTYIAIGLGLEAVYRGFNVYFATMGELVQLLKSEEYLNKSKVQLKRIRNADLVIIDDLMYMAMDQREANLFFHLINHLYERSSIILTSNKSPDEWGNLIGDQGITTAILDRLLHRVEVIHGDEKEESHRMKNRKSIFSAEM; from the coding sequence ATGAACAAGACTGTACATGAACTACAAGATCAATTCCGTCAGCTACGATTGGCGGAGACTGCGGAGGAGCTTCCACTGCTTCTTCGCGAAGCTGAAAAAGCATCATGGACCTACTTGGAGTTTTTAGAGTCTATTACCCGACATGAATTAGCCAAACGTGAAGCGAAAAGCCTTGAAAAAAGAATGAAATGGGCACGCTTCCCTTTCGTGAAGTCATTAGATGAGTTTGAGCTGAAAGGACAAAACGTTCTGACGGCTCGACAGCTCTCCCAACTCCGTGAATTAAGCTGGCTGGAGCAACAATACAATTTAATTCTTCTTGGTCCCCCTGGCATTGGAAAAACATATATCGCAATTGGACTTGGACTCGAGGCTGTTTATAGAGGGTTCAATGTTTATTTCGCCACAATGGGTGAACTTGTGCAGCTTTTAAAATCAGAAGAGTACTTGAACAAATCTAAAGTCCAATTAAAAAGAATCAGAAATGCCGACCTAGTAATCATCGACGATTTAATGTATATGGCCATGGATCAGAGAGAAGCGAACCTATTTTTTCATTTGATTAATCATTTGTACGAACGAAGTTCGATTATCCTGACATCAAATAAAAGTCCAGATGAATGGGGCAATTTAATAGGAGACCAAGGGATCACCACAGCTATTTTAGATCGTTTACTTCATCGTGTGGAGGTCATCCATGGAGACGAAAAAGAGGAAAGTCATCGGATGAAAAATCGGAAGAGCATTTTTTCAGCAGAAATGTAA
- the istA gene encoding IS21 family transposase, whose translation MLYIKIHELHKRKFKVSQIAKELKVSRPTVYKYLEMTFDEATAYTEQPLGKKKKLDHYKDWILAWLEEYPHLSSAQIHDWLLERYPDLVVGGSTVRTYVRGIREVYQIEKKVIVRQYEAVPEQPMGKQLQVDWGETKQKTVNNKETKLYFIAFVLANSRYKYMEWQARPFTTRDAIRCHENAFQFYGGRTEEIVYDQDHLISVSENAGQLLLTAEFQSYVNERKFKIYLCRRADPESKGMIENVVKYIKGNFADSRVFNDIEDWNERALQWLKRTGNHQVHQTTKKRPAEVFLLEKQHLQPVSSLLSYESTNNQSITRSVSKDNTIRYKSNRYSVPLGTYQTMSENLVWVEAKVEDHKTLVIRREANGEVIAEHVISSEKGKLIQNRHHTRDRSKGIKELKQRLISLFEEQLKAAAYLDEVSQRYPRYQRDQFAIIYKVIQQYPTLVDSVLTKCMTEKLYNANDFRDIAHHLDTLQVEPAEEVQSFYTNSLKHSHIKASTRSLNAYTSILGGRA comes from the coding sequence GTGTTATATATTAAGATTCATGAATTACATAAAAGAAAGTTTAAAGTATCACAAATAGCTAAAGAGCTTAAGGTCTCAAGGCCAACTGTCTATAAGTATTTAGAAATGACATTCGATGAGGCTACAGCTTATACTGAACAACCTTTAGGAAAGAAGAAAAAACTAGATCACTATAAGGACTGGATACTTGCCTGGCTAGAAGAGTACCCTCATCTAAGTAGTGCTCAGATCCATGATTGGCTTTTAGAGAGATACCCCGACCTCGTGGTCGGTGGAAGTACTGTAAGAACATATGTGAGGGGTATTCGAGAAGTCTACCAGATTGAGAAAAAGGTGATTGTCCGTCAATACGAAGCAGTTCCTGAACAGCCTATGGGTAAACAACTCCAGGTAGATTGGGGAGAAACAAAACAGAAAACAGTAAACAACAAAGAAACCAAGCTGTACTTTATTGCCTTTGTACTCGCTAACTCTCGTTATAAATACATGGAATGGCAAGCACGCCCATTTACGACAAGAGATGCGATCCGTTGTCACGAAAATGCGTTTCAGTTTTATGGAGGGCGAACAGAAGAAATTGTCTACGATCAAGATCATTTAATCTCAGTGAGTGAAAATGCAGGACAACTGCTTTTAACAGCTGAATTTCAAAGCTATGTTAATGAGCGTAAATTCAAAATATACCTGTGCAGAAGAGCAGATCCCGAATCTAAAGGTATGATTGAAAATGTAGTGAAATACATTAAAGGCAATTTTGCAGACAGTCGTGTATTTAATGACATTGAAGATTGGAATGAACGTGCACTACAATGGCTCAAGCGTACTGGTAACCACCAGGTGCACCAGACAACGAAAAAAAGACCAGCAGAAGTGTTTCTCCTCGAAAAGCAACACTTACAGCCAGTCTCTTCGTTACTTTCATATGAAAGCACCAATAATCAAAGTATAACAAGAAGTGTAAGCAAGGACAACACGATTCGCTACAAGTCAAACCGTTATTCCGTCCCACTCGGGACTTATCAAACTATGAGTGAGAACCTTGTGTGGGTTGAAGCGAAGGTAGAAGATCACAAAACTCTTGTCATACGTAGAGAAGCAAATGGTGAAGTGATTGCCGAGCATGTCATCAGCTCGGAAAAGGGAAAACTTATTCAAAATCGTCACCATACCCGAGATCGCTCTAAAGGCATTAAGGAACTTAAGCAACGCCTCATTTCTCTCTTTGAAGAACAGCTTAAAGCAGCTGCATACTTGGATGAGGTTAGTCAAAGATACCCAAGGTATCAGCGAGATCAGTTTGCGATTATCTATAAAGTAATCCAGCAGTATCCGACCTTAGTTGATTCTGTTTTAACTAAGTGCATGACAGAGAAGCTTTACAATGCGAATGATTTTCGTGATATCGCTCATCATCTCGATACATTACAAGTTGAACCGGCTGAAGAGGTACAATCCTTTTACACAAATTCGTTAAAACACTCTCATATCAAAGCATCTACGCGTTCTCTTAATGCTTATACCAGTATTTTAGGAGGTAGAGCATGA
- a CDS encoding DUF4406 domain-containing protein: protein MKIITLCGSTKFKRQFREAEATLTYQGNIVISLGFFDQSEKIKLTNEQELMLEEMHYHKIDMCDEIFVIDVNEYIGKSTQKEIEYAKNKGKGITYYSMTNLQPIL from the coding sequence ATGAAAATAATAACTTTATGTGGTTCTACAAAATTTAAAAGGCAATTTAGAGAAGCTGAAGCAACATTAACATATCAAGGAAATATTGTTATTAGTCTGGGCTTTTTTGATCAAAGTGAAAAAATAAAATTAACAAACGAACAAGAATTAATGTTAGAGGAAATGCATTATCATAAAATAGATATGTGCGATGAAATATTCGTTATAGATGTCAATGAATATATTGGAAAAAGTACACAAAAAGAAATTGAATATGCTAAAAATAAAGGAAAAGGTATTACTTATTATTCAATGACAAATCTACAACCAATACTTTAA
- a CDS encoding SIR2 family protein → MSRIVKLEIAINEIARAVTPEDTKNPFYFIVGAGISSPIIPTANKIIKDCKELTDQTYEEIKELNGSEEYSTWLQRALPHSKSRREYFRKLIENKPITNANFKLAHLLSKGGIGKVVITPNFDNFLARALTLFNSNPMICDHPGTAFKIDAELDEIQLVHIHGNYLSYDCCNLTVEITDRTAATQMASMLERIGGSRSPIIVGYSGWEDDIIMTYLKRRLNEPSLPYNLYWFCYNEDSISSMPDWLKSHNNVVFVVANDRVKNLDEDLKSPIDSKNFLPAEVVFESMIQKLQLAEPEITKDPLSFLANLIQGTEDTDENNDVFFLSHVVHRLKKLQSLEVSVNSNKVDYSKVQTLRSLVVSSQYEASLKLLDSLQLDINELEEYQKVELIEILVLLIMKSKPSEEIIVASDLNYDVYKSLKDNKFKNKLSLKVASCLLIRAETLEELERYEETVETLNGIIDRFQHEDSFSFRLLFLDTLNLKSQVLSEMELVYEAIDSFEEGILRYENETSIEFEVRVAFLLVQKTRLLEVIGETKLAKIEINRYLRKFNDSQNEDIQIVTTLILNLYTFARLHIKEDEKVIIDAYNELYKVYSNSKNPMFNTHFIYTTFYIGRTYYLNNEISKAEKYLEMVINSDIQLDVNNEENFGDACTMLGLILYGKKEIKKAFEMFELGYKSNNPQSTVNLGYMLRRKDVLDYEGYDIEALFDIGIEDNIAIAYVNKALYLVANSWSYDKWVKADEFFKSLNKFDPDHLDGIIKWWHKLALNGDTEGDLVLGWLARHNLQTDPDGLSIKERLDKACQDNNWYVQNFLYEKAPIINA, encoded by the coding sequence ATGTCTAGAATAGTTAAATTGGAAATTGCCATTAATGAAATTGCTAGAGCAGTAACTCCAGAAGACACAAAAAATCCATTCTATTTTATTGTAGGGGCAGGGATTTCTTCACCAATCATTCCTACAGCAAACAAAATAATAAAAGATTGTAAAGAATTAACTGACCAAACTTATGAAGAAATAAAAGAGTTAAATGGTTCAGAAGAGTATTCGACTTGGCTACAAAGAGCCCTTCCTCATTCAAAATCAAGAAGGGAATATTTTCGAAAACTTATTGAGAACAAGCCAATTACAAATGCAAATTTTAAATTAGCTCACCTTCTTTCAAAAGGTGGTATTGGAAAAGTTGTAATTACACCTAATTTTGACAATTTTCTTGCTAGAGCATTAACCCTTTTCAATTCAAATCCAATGATCTGCGATCATCCTGGAACAGCTTTTAAAATTGATGCTGAGTTAGATGAAATTCAACTAGTACACATTCATGGTAACTATTTATCTTATGACTGTTGCAACTTAACAGTTGAAATAACAGATAGAACTGCAGCTACACAAATGGCTTCAATGTTAGAACGTATTGGGGGTTCCCGTTCGCCTATAATTGTCGGCTATAGTGGTTGGGAAGACGATATAATAATGACCTATTTAAAAAGGAGATTGAATGAGCCTTCTCTTCCATATAACTTATATTGGTTCTGTTATAATGAAGATAGTATTAGTTCAATGCCTGATTGGTTAAAATCTCATAATAATGTAGTATTTGTTGTTGCGAATGATAGAGTAAAAAACTTAGATGAAGATTTGAAGTCTCCTATTGATTCAAAAAACTTTTTACCTGCTGAGGTGGTCTTTGAGTCTATGATTCAAAAATTACAATTAGCTGAACCTGAAATAACTAAAGATCCATTGAGTTTTTTAGCCAATTTAATTCAAGGTACAGAAGATACTGACGAAAATAATGATGTATTCTTCTTAAGCCATGTCGTACATCGACTAAAAAAACTGCAGTCACTTGAAGTTAGTGTCAATAGTAATAAGGTGGACTATAGTAAAGTTCAAACCCTAAGGAGCTTAGTGGTTAGTTCTCAATATGAAGCATCCTTAAAATTATTAGATAGTTTGCAACTTGATATTAATGAGCTAGAAGAATACCAAAAAGTAGAACTTATTGAAATACTGGTATTATTAATAATGAAATCTAAACCATCAGAAGAAATAATAGTTGCTAGTGATTTGAATTATGATGTATATAAATCCCTTAAAGATAATAAATTTAAAAACAAACTAAGTTTAAAGGTAGCTTCGTGCTTACTAATTAGAGCTGAAACATTAGAAGAATTGGAACGATATGAAGAGACTGTTGAAACATTAAATGGTATTATTGATAGATTTCAACATGAAGATTCATTTAGTTTTAGATTATTATTTTTAGATACTTTAAATTTAAAATCTCAGGTATTGTCAGAAATGGAACTAGTTTATGAAGCAATAGACAGTTTTGAAGAAGGTATATTAAGATATGAAAATGAGACTAGCATTGAATTTGAGGTAAGAGTAGCATTCTTATTAGTTCAAAAAACAAGATTGCTAGAAGTAATAGGTGAAACTAAATTAGCAAAAATAGAAATCAATAGATATCTTCGTAAGTTTAACGATAGCCAAAATGAAGATATTCAAATTGTTACCACCTTAATTTTGAATTTATATACTTTTGCAAGGCTTCATATAAAAGAAGACGAAAAGGTTATTATAGATGCATATAATGAACTTTATAAAGTATACTCAAATTCTAAAAATCCAATGTTTAATACACACTTTATATACACTACTTTTTATATTGGTAGAACATACTATTTAAATAATGAAATTTCAAAAGCTGAAAAGTACTTAGAGATGGTAATAAATAGTGATATCCAACTGGATGTAAATAATGAAGAAAATTTTGGTGATGCTTGTACAATGTTGGGCTTAATACTTTATGGTAAAAAAGAAATTAAAAAAGCTTTTGAGATGTTTGAATTAGGTTACAAAAGCAATAACCCACAGTCAACAGTTAATCTAGGCTATATGCTAAGAAGGAAAGATGTTCTAGATTACGAAGGATATGACATTGAAGCACTCTTTGACATAGGTATAGAAGATAATATTGCAATCGCTTATGTTAATAAAGCATTATATTTAGTTGCTAATAGTTGGAGCTATGATAAATGGGTTAAGGCGGATGAGTTTTTCAAGAGTCTAAATAAATTTGATCCTGATCATCTAGATGGAATTATAAAGTGGTGGCATAAATTAGCTTTAAATGGTGACACAGAAGGTGACTTAGTGTTAGGGTGGCTAGCTCGCCATAATCTACAAACTGATCCTGATGGATTATCAATTAAAGAACGCTTAGATAAAGCGTGTCAAGATAACAACTGGTATGTCCAGAATTTTTTATATGAAAAAGCACCAATAATTAATGCTTAA